Proteins co-encoded in one Cucurbita pepo subsp. pepo cultivar mu-cu-16 chromosome LG15, ASM280686v2, whole genome shotgun sequence genomic window:
- the LOC111811898 gene encoding protein JINGUBANG-like, with protein sequence MREEQGRGVMVMERRSGLNRKRFGAYLQSDPAILAGDDDDFSPRHSNASTATSPVYNFEKSPASGEASPYLMSPWNQSASPYSKSPWIVPSGMNLYDDGFFARSGLVGSLVREEGHVYSLAVAGDLLYTGSDSKNIRVWKNLEEYAGFKSNSGLVKAIILYGDRIFTGHQDGKIRIWKVSSKNPKSHSRIGSLPTLKEFVKSSMNPKNYVKVRRNRNVLRIKHFDAISSMSLNEELGLLYSGSWDKTMKVWRIADSKCLESIAAHDDAVNAVASGLESLVFTGSADGTVKVWRRELQGKGTKHFLVQVLLKQENAITALAVNKSSAVLYCGSSDGVVNYWESEKHLSHGGVLHGHKLAVLCLATAGNLVFSGSADKNICVWRREENSGSHTCLSVLTGHSGPVKCLAVKEDDEEESPSPPGKKLYRRWIVYSGSLDRSVKVWRVAENASEMLKLADADRPYLTYKKQ encoded by the coding sequence ATGAGAGAGGAGCAAGGAAGAGGAGTCATGGTGATGGAGCGGCGGAGTGGATTGAATCGGAAGAGATTTGGAGCTTATTTACAGTCCGATCCGGCGATTTTGGCCGGTGACGATGACGATTTCTCCCCCCGGCATAGCAATGCCTCCACTGCGACTAGTCCGGTTTATAACTTTGAGAAATCGCCGGCGAGCGGTGAGGCTTCGCCGTACTTGATGTCGCCGTGGAATCAATCTGCTTCGCCGTATTCAAAATCTCCATGGATCGTTCCGTCGGGGATGAATCTGTACGACGATGGATTCTTCGCTCGGAGTGGACTCGTCGGCTCTCTGGTGCGAGAGGAAGGTCATGTGTATTCGTTAGCGGTAGCAGGGGATTTGTTGTACACTGGATCTGATAGCAAGAACATTCGCGTGTGGAAGAATTTGGAGGAGTACGCTGGATTTAAATCGAACAGTGGTTTGGTGAAGGCGATAATCTTGTACGGAGATAGAATCTTCACAGGACATCAAGACGGAAAGATTCGTATATGGAAGGTTTCATCGAAGAATCCGAAATCTCATAGCCGAATCGGAAGCCTGCCGACATTGAAGGAATTCGTAAAAAGCTCGATGAATCCGAAAAATTATGTGAAAGTCCGTCGCAACCGTAACGTCCTCCGTATAAAGCATTTCGACGCCATTTCATCGATGAGTCTGAACGAGGAGTTAGGGCTTTTGTACTCTGGATCTTGGGACAAAACGATGAAGGTCTGGCGAATCGCAGATTCGAAATGCCTCGAATCAATCGCCGCTCACGACGACGCCGTGAACGCCGTCGCATCTGGATTAGAAAGCCTTGTATTCACCGGATCCGCAGATGGAACAGTGAAGGTCTGGCGGAGGGAGTTACAGGGGAAAGGCACAAAGCATTTTCTGGTTCAGGtattgttgaagcaagaaaatGCGATAACCGCGTTGGCTGTGAATAAATCATCGGCAGTGTTGTACTGCGGTTCATCAGACGGAGTAGTGAATTATTGGGAGAGCGAGAAGCATTTATCACACGGCGGCGTCCTCCACGGCCATAAACTGGCTGTACTTTGCTTAGCGACTGCCGGAAACTTAGTGTTCAGTGGATCAGCGGACAAAAACATTTGCGTGTGGCGGAGGGAAGAAAACAGCGGATCTCACACATGTCTCTCAGTTCTAACCGGCCACTCCGGGCCGGTCAAATGCTTAGCCGTTAAGGAAGACGACGAAGAAGAATCTCCATCGCCGCCGGGCAAAAAGTTGTACCGGCGATGGATTGTGTACAGTGGTAGCCTGGACCGGTCGGTGAAGGTGTGGCGCGTGGCAGAGAACGCGTCGGAGATGCTGAAACTGGCGGACGCGGATAGGCCGTACCTGACCTACAAGAAGCAGTAA
- the LOC111811562 gene encoding allene oxide synthase 3-like, whose product MTSSSSSEHPPAPLSLKPIPGGYGLPFFGPIKSRYDYFYFQGREKFFRSRMAQYGSTVFRTNMPPGPFISSDSRVVVLLDARSFPILFDTTKVEKRNVLDGTYMPSVSFTGGIRTCAFLDPSETEHSVLKRHFLKFLASRHDKFIPLFRNSVSEMFSKLEKELEKNNAADFNSVSDAASFDFIFRLLSDGKPDEKLGSDGHSLVDRWLIMQLAPLATLGLPKFLSCFEDLIIHTFPLPFALVKNAYRKLYDAFYDSSETFLNEAEKQGINREKACHNLVFLAGFNAYAGMKVLLPIILNWVGSAGKELHRKLAGEIRAAVKENRGLTFTAIENMSLLKSVVYEVLRIDPPVPYQYAKAKQDIIIESHDSAFEIKKGEMIFGYQPIATRDPKVFEKPEEFIGDRFVGEEGEKLLKYVYWSNGRETEEPTTENKQCPARDLVVLVSRVVLAELFLRYDTFAVEGTQSSLGWSVKVKSLTKA is encoded by the exons AtgacttcatcttcttcctcagaGCATCCACCGGCTCCCCTGTCTCTGAAACCCATCCCCGGCGGCTATGGCCTCCCCTTCTTTGGACCCATCAAATCTCGCTATGATTACTTCTACTTTCAGGGGAGAGAAAAGTTCTTCCGATCTCGAATGGCCCAATACGGCTCCACCGTGTTCCGAACCAACATGCCGCCGGGCCCCTTCATCTCCTCCGATTCCAGAGTCGTCGTCCTCCTCGACGCCCGGAGCTTTCCGATCCTTTTCGACACTACTAAGGTTGAGAAACGGAATGTTCTCGACGGAACTTACATGCCCTCCGTCTCCTTCACCGGCGGAATTCGCACCTGCGCTTTTTTAGACCCGTCGGAAACAGAGCACTCTGTTCTCAAACGTCACTTCCTTAAATTCCTCGC CTCTCGTCACGACAAATTCATCCCTCTGTTTCGAAACTCTGTGTCGGAGATGTTTAGTAAGCTGGAAAAGGAATTGGAAAAGAATAACGCTGCAGATTTCAACTCTGTTTCCGATGCGGCGTCGTTTGACTTCATTTTCCGGTTGCTCTCCGATGGAAAACCCGATGAGAAACTCGGCTCCGATGGACACAGTTTGGTTGATCGATGGCTTATTATGCAGCTCGCTCCATTAGCCACTCTGGGTTTGCCCAAATTCCTCAGCTGCTTTGAAGATCTCATCATCCATACCTTCCCTCTGCCATTCGCGCTCGTCAAGAACGCTTACAG GAAGCTTTACGATGCATTTTACGACTCGTCGGAGACATTTCTAAACGAAGCCGAAAAACAGGGGATAAACAGAGAGAAAGCATGTCACAATTTAGTGTTCTTGGCCGGATTCAACGCATACGCCGGAATGAAAGTGTTGTTACCAATTATACTAAACTGGGTCGGATCCGCCGGTAAGGAGCTTCACCGGAAACTCGCCGGCGAAATTAGAGCCGCCGTGAAGGAAAACAGAGGACTAACATTCACCGCCATAGAGAACATGAGTTTACTGAAATCCGTCGTGTACGAGGTTCTGAGAATCGACCCGCCGGTGCCGTACCAGTACGCGAAGGCGAAACAGGACATTATAATCGAGAGCCATGATTCGGCTTTCGAGATCAAGAAAGGGGAGATGATTTTTGGGTATCAGCCGATCGCCACTAGAGATCCGAAGGTGTTTGAGAAGCCGGAGGAGTTTATCGGCGACAGGTTCGTCGGAGAGGAAGGGGAGAAGCTTTTGAAGTATGTTTACTGGTCAAATGGCCGGGAGACGGAGGAGCCCACGACGGAGAATAAGCAGTGTCCGGCGAGGGATCTGGTGGTGCTGGTGTCCAGAGTAGTTTTGGCGGAGCTTTTCCTCCGTTACGACACGTTCGCCGTCGAGGGAACTCAGTCGTCGTTGGGTTGGTCCGTTAAGGTGAAATCGTTGACCAAAGCCTAA
- the LOC111811470 gene encoding pentatricopeptide repeat-containing protein At2g15630, mitochondrial isoform X1 codes for MNRYKILKLSSLNFQATTNSQSFALFSSISPHKTPPDSQFPSPNSTTKANSTLTQNSLEKFARSSQWHFIKQVESTLTPSLISDTLQNLHDSPQIVLELLNHLQHGLLDSRTHCLAIVIVARLPSPKPTLQLLKQAVGCGTNSVKEIFELLAASRDQLGVKSSIVFDYLIKSCCELNRADEAFECFYMMKEKGVAPKIETCNDLLSLFLKLNRTETAWVLYAEMFRLRIKSSVYTFNIMINVLCKEGKLKKAKDFIEHMECLGVKPNVVTYNTIVHGYCSRGRVEGADAILSTMKRKNIRPDSYTYGSLISGMCKQGRLEEASKIFEEMVQNGLLPSAVTYNTLIDGFCNKGNLDMAFGYKDEMMKKGIMPTVSTYNLLIHALFMEQKYDEAEGMIKEIHEKGIAPDAITYNILINGYCRCGNAKKAFRLHDEMLASGIRPTKVTYTSLIHVLSKKNRIKEADDLFKKITSKGMLPDVIMFNALIDGHCSNGNVERAFELLKDMDRMKVRPDEVTFNTIMQGRCREGKVEEARELFDEMKRRGIKPDHVSFNTLISGYSRRGDVKDAFRVRDEMLDKGFNPTLLTYNALIQGLFKNQEGHHAEELLKEMVSKGITPDDSTYFSLIEGITKVNSPVET; via the coding sequence ATGAATCGTTACAAAATTCTGAAGCTTTCTTCGTTGAATTTCCAAGCAACCACTAATTCCCAATCCTTCGCACTTTTCTCTTCGATTTCTCCCCATAAAACACCACCAGATTCTCAATTTCCATCTCCCAATTCAACCACAAAAGCCAATTCGACTCTAACCCAGAATTCTCTCGAGAAATTCGCCCGGTCCTCTCAGtggcatttcatcaaacaggTTGAATCCACTCTGACTCCGTCGCTTATTTCCGATACCCTTCAAAATCTTCACGATTCTCCACAAATTGTTCTCGAATTGTTAAACCATTTACAACATGGATTACTTGATTCTCGAACCCATTGCCTTGCCATTGTCATTGTTGCTCGTCTTCCATCTCCCAAACCCACTTTACAGCTTCTAAAACAAGCTGTTGGGTGTGGCACTAATTCAGTTAAGGAGATTTTTGAATTGTTAGCGGCTTCTCGTGATCAATTGGGTGTTAAAAGCAGTATTGTTTTTGATTACTTGATTAAGTCCTGTTGCGAATTGAATAGGGCAGATGAAGCTTTTGAGTGTTTTTACATGATGAAGGAAAAGGGTGTTGCACCCAAGATTGAGACCTGCAATGATTTGCTGAGTTTGTTTCTTAAGTTGAATAGAACTGAAACAGCTTGGGTTTTGTATGCTGAGATGTTTAGATTGAGGATAAAATCTAGCGTTTATACATTTAACATAATGATCAATGTTCTATGCAAGGAGGGGAAGTTGAAGAAGGCTAAGGATTTTATTGAGCATATGGAATGCTTAGGGGTTAAACCGAATGTTGTTACGTATAATACAATTGTTCATGGATATTGTTCGAGAGGGAGAGTTGAAGGGGCTGATGCTATTTTGAGTActatgaaaaggaaaaatattcgACCTGATTCTTACACATATGGATCTCTAATCAGCGGAATGTGCAAGCAAGGACGACTTGAAGAAGCGTCGAAgatttttgaagaaatggTACAAAATGGGTTACTTCCTAGTGCTGTAACTTATAATACTTTGATTGATGGATTTTGCAATAAGGGTAATTTGGATATGGCCTTTGGTTATAAGGATGAAATGATGAAGAAGGGCATAATGCCGACTGTATCAACGTATAACTTGTTGATTCATGCATTGTTTATGGAGCAAAAATATGATGAAGCTGAAGGTATGATCAAGGAAATTCACGAGAAAGGTATTGCTCCCGATGCTATTACGTATAATATCTTGATCAATGGGTATTGTAGATGTGGAAATGCAAAGAAAGCATTTCGTCTGCACGACGAAATGTTGGCGAGTGGCATTCGGCCAACGAAAGTGACATACACATCACTAATTCATGTTTTGAGcaaaaagaatagaataaaGGAGGCAGATGATTTGTTTAAAAAGATCACAAGTAAAGGTATGTTGCCCGATGTCATTATGTTTAATGCTTTGATAGATGGTCATTGCTCAAACGGTAATGTGGAGCGTGCGTTTGAGCTTCTGAAAGATATGGATAGGATGAAGGTTCGTCCCGATGAAGTGACTTTCAATACAATAATGCAAGGACGTTGTAGGGAAGGAAAAGTCGAAGAAGCCCGTGAACTTTTCGATGAGATGAAGAGAAGAGGAATTAAGCCTGACCATGTTAGCTTCAATACACTGATAAGTGGTTATAGTCGACGAGGCGACGTAAAGGATGCTTTCAGAGTACGGGATGAGATGCTCGATAAAGGATTCAATCCTACTCTTCTAACTTATAACGCCCTTATACAAGGGTTATTCAAAAACCAAGAAGGTCATCATGCTGAAGAGCTGCTCAAAGAAATGGTAAGTAAAGGTATTACTCCCGATGATAGCACTTATTTCTCATTGATTGAAGGTATTACTAAAGTTAATAGTCCTGTTGAAACTTAG
- the LOC111811470 gene encoding pentatricopeptide repeat-containing protein At2g15630, mitochondrial isoform X2 — MNRYKILKLSSLNFQATTNSQSFALFSSISPHKTPPDSQFPSPNSTTKANSTLTQNSLEKFARSSQWHFIKQVESTLTPSLISDTLQNLHDSPQIVLELLNHLQHGLLDSRTHCLAIVIVARLPSPKPTLQLLKQAVGCGTNSVKEIFELLAASRDQLGVKSSIVFDYLIKSCCELNRADEAFECFYMMKEKGVAPKIETCNDLLSLFLKLNRTETAWVLYAEMFRLRIKSSVYTFNIMINVLCKEGKLKKAKDFIEHMECLGVKPNVVTYNTIVHGYCSRGRVEGADAILSTMKRKNIRPDSYTYGSLISGMCKQGRLEEASKIFEEMVQNGLLPSAVTYNTLIDGFCNKGNLDMAFGYKDEMMKKGIMPTVSTYNLLIHALFMEQKYDEAEGMIKEIHEKGIAPDAITYNILINGYCRCGNAKKAFRLHDEMLASGIRPTKVTYTSLIHVLSKKNRIKEADDLFKKITSKGMLPDVIMFNALIDGHCSNGNVERAFELLKDMDRMKVRPDEVTFNTIMQGRCREGKVEEARELFDEMKRRGIKPDHVSFNTLISGYSRRGDVKDAFRVRDEMLDKGFNPTLLTYNALIQGLFKNQEGHHAEELLKEMVGRHMGINRGFNPR, encoded by the exons ATGAATCGTTACAAAATTCTGAAGCTTTCTTCGTTGAATTTCCAAGCAACCACTAATTCCCAATCCTTCGCACTTTTCTCTTCGATTTCTCCCCATAAAACACCACCAGATTCTCAATTTCCATCTCCCAATTCAACCACAAAAGCCAATTCGACTCTAACCCAGAATTCTCTCGAGAAATTCGCCCGGTCCTCTCAGtggcatttcatcaaacaggTTGAATCCACTCTGACTCCGTCGCTTATTTCCGATACCCTTCAAAATCTTCACGATTCTCCACAAATTGTTCTCGAATTGTTAAACCATTTACAACATGGATTACTTGATTCTCGAACCCATTGCCTTGCCATTGTCATTGTTGCTCGTCTTCCATCTCCCAAACCCACTTTACAGCTTCTAAAACAAGCTGTTGGGTGTGGCACTAATTCAGTTAAGGAGATTTTTGAATTGTTAGCGGCTTCTCGTGATCAATTGGGTGTTAAAAGCAGTATTGTTTTTGATTACTTGATTAAGTCCTGTTGCGAATTGAATAGGGCAGATGAAGCTTTTGAGTGTTTTTACATGATGAAGGAAAAGGGTGTTGCACCCAAGATTGAGACCTGCAATGATTTGCTGAGTTTGTTTCTTAAGTTGAATAGAACTGAAACAGCTTGGGTTTTGTATGCTGAGATGTTTAGATTGAGGATAAAATCTAGCGTTTATACATTTAACATAATGATCAATGTTCTATGCAAGGAGGGGAAGTTGAAGAAGGCTAAGGATTTTATTGAGCATATGGAATGCTTAGGGGTTAAACCGAATGTTGTTACGTATAATACAATTGTTCATGGATATTGTTCGAGAGGGAGAGTTGAAGGGGCTGATGCTATTTTGAGTActatgaaaaggaaaaatattcgACCTGATTCTTACACATATGGATCTCTAATCAGCGGAATGTGCAAGCAAGGACGACTTGAAGAAGCGTCGAAgatttttgaagaaatggTACAAAATGGGTTACTTCCTAGTGCTGTAACTTATAATACTTTGATTGATGGATTTTGCAATAAGGGTAATTTGGATATGGCCTTTGGTTATAAGGATGAAATGATGAAGAAGGGCATAATGCCGACTGTATCAACGTATAACTTGTTGATTCATGCATTGTTTATGGAGCAAAAATATGATGAAGCTGAAGGTATGATCAAGGAAATTCACGAGAAAGGTATTGCTCCCGATGCTATTACGTATAATATCTTGATCAATGGGTATTGTAGATGTGGAAATGCAAAGAAAGCATTTCGTCTGCACGACGAAATGTTGGCGAGTGGCATTCGGCCAACGAAAGTGACATACACATCACTAATTCATGTTTTGAGcaaaaagaatagaataaaGGAGGCAGATGATTTGTTTAAAAAGATCACAAGTAAAGGTATGTTGCCCGATGTCATTATGTTTAATGCTTTGATAGATGGTCATTGCTCAAACGGTAATGTGGAGCGTGCGTTTGAGCTTCTGAAAGATATGGATAGGATGAAGGTTCGTCCCGATGAAGTGACTTTCAATACAATAATGCAAGGACGTTGTAGGGAAGGAAAAGTCGAAGAAGCCCGTGAACTTTTCGATGAGATGAAGAGAAGAGGAATTAAGCCTGACCATGTTAGCTTCAATACACTGATAAGTGGTTATAGTCGACGAGGCGACGTAAAGGATGCTTTCAGAGTACGGGATGAGATGCTCGATAAAGGATTCAATCCTACTCTTCTAACTTATAACGCCCTTATACAAGGGTTATTCAAAAACCAAGAAGGTCATCATGCTGAAGAGCTGCTCAAAGAAATG GTAGGTCGTCACATGGGAATCAACAGGGGTTTTAATCCAAGGTAA
- the LOC111811471 gene encoding transmembrane protein 45B-like, protein MGQFVPHIASGFVFTLLGLWHTVNTIKAYNLGCGSNFKVRFWYPLDRPHSNLKYLELILVFSFSVIGICGQFWDYPFVHLSFNVINLEHATMFLHLAIFSGFSLYNELNHSSSLLSGVEGVFAACVFSQELFLLHFHSADHNGIEGHYHWLLQLIVFASLVSVIVAACCPTCFPAAIVLSLLVVLQGCWFMNMGFMLWVPNLVPKGCSMRIVKNGKDEMLGAVICASKEADMRARALANLQFSWILAGILIFTGFISLKCTKSETCTPKIQISDYEQL, encoded by the coding sequence ATGGGGCAATTTGTACCTCACATAGCTTCTGGTTTTGTATTCACTCTTCTTGGCCTTTGGCATACCGTGAATACAATCAAAGCCTACAATCTCGGATGTGGTTCGAACTTTAAAGTAAGATTTTGGTACCCTCTCGATCGGCCCCATTCCAATCTCAAGTACTTAGAGCTCATTCTCGTGTTCTCTTTTTCGGTCATTGGAATTTGTGGACAATTTTGGGACTACCCTTTTGTTCATTTGTCTTTCAATGTCATCAACTTGGAGCACGCAACGATGTTCCTGCACCTTGCCATCTTTTCCGGGTTTTCCCTCTACAACGAGCTGAATCATTCGTCGAGTTTATTGTCTGGGGTTGAGGGTGTCTTTGCAGCATGTGTCTTTAGTCAAGAACTGTTCTTGCTTCATTTCCACTCGGCTGACCATAATGGCATTGAAGGCCATTACCATTGGCTCTTGCAGCTCATTGTGTTTGCGTCGCTCGTGTCGGTAATAGTAGCTGCTTGTTGTCCTACCTGCTTTCCAGCAGCCATTGTTCTTTCATTATTGGTTGTTTTGCAAGGGTGTTGGTTCATGAACATGGGGTTCATGCTATGGGTTCCAAACTTAGTTCCTAAGGGCTGCAGCATGAGAATTGTGAAGAACGGTAAAGACGAAATGCTCGGAGCAGTGATTTGTGCCTCCAAGGAAGCTGATATGAGAGCACGAGCGCTCGCTAACCTGCAATTCAGTTGGATACTAGCAGGGATTCTTATATTTACTGGATTTATAAGCCTCAAATGtacaaaatctgaaacttgcACCCCAAAGATCCAGATATCGGACTACGAGCAGCTTTGA
- the LOC111811899 gene encoding uncharacterized protein LOC111811899 yields the protein MRNCRPSRTHARAATCSRLRRRILSSVKRLLGALAVLFTSQLSTTWKIFSETLIRRITKDFSPPSNSLSLSLDNSESSNANHGVTTTATHVVADEILSSIVVISETFVAIIVSSFSFVFFPTP from the exons ATGAGGAACTGCAGGCCTTCACGTACCCATGCCCGTGCGGCGACTTGTTCCAGATTACGAAGGAGGATCTTAAGCTCGGTGAAGAGATTGCTCGGTGCCCTAGCTGTTCTCTTTACATCACAGTTATCTACAACATGGAAGATTTTCTCGGAGACTCTGATCAGAAGAATAACAAAGGACTTCAGCCCTCCAAGCAACAGCCTATCGTTGTCGCTTGACAATTCAG AGTCCTCGAACGCGAATCATGGTGTAACCACGACAGCTACACATGTTGTTGCAGATGAAATTTTGTCATCCATTGTTGTTATTTCGGAGACGTTCGTCGCCATTatagtttcttctttttcttttgttttcttccccaCCCcttga
- the LOC111811189 gene encoding proteasome assembly chaperone 2, which produces MEFFLEEGKQVHGKSSTLILPALSIGNVGQLAVDLLVSTMKATRIGYLDDPFVLPCIGNNAYEPFPHGELALPLEVYESTSNALTLVQQRSPVIKGKMVDFAKNLADFIATYGKMHVVLLSSLDFGRWQQIDTSSGSQIHYLSSTNDDGTDDKCEQMGWRRLQEYDPQQRQWQYLSTLTEAKATPEDDLPFDEELEEGDYLPSLPFASLFTFLKAKGVKVTCLFCYCSEGDNIPDAFNLAEATGKLLGLSPGGEGIQWQVPFSWKSVYGPPPDLSIF; this is translated from the exons ATGGAATTTTTTCTCGAAGAAGGAAAGCAAGTTCATGGCAAGAGCTCCACTCTGATTCTG CCAGCATTGTCAATTGGGAATGTGGGGCAGTTAGCAGTGGATCTGTTGGTTTCCACAATGAAGGCAACAAGAATTGGTTATTTGGATGACCCTTTTGTTCTGCCTTGTATTGGTAATAATGCTTATGAGCCATTTCCCCATGGGGAGCTTGCCCTCCCTCTTGAAG TTTATGAATCAACATCTAATGCATTGACCCTTGTCCAGCAAAGGTCACCTGTTATCAAG GGGAAAATGGTCGATTTTGCAAAGAACTTGGCTGATTTTATTGCCACTTATGGGAAGATGCATGTTGTTCTGCTTTCTAGCTTAGATTTTGGAAGGTGGCAACAAATTGATACGTCAAG TGGCTCGCAGATTCATTATCTTTCTAGCACTAATGATGACGGAACCGATGACAAGTGTGAACAAATGGGATGGAGAAGGCTGCAGGAATACGACCCACAGCAGCGACAATGGCAATATCTTAGCACGTTAACTGAAGCCAAGGCTACCCCGGAGGATGACCTGCCTTTTGATGAGGAGTTGGAGGAGGGAGACTACCTCCCAAGTCTACCATTTGCCTCTCTCTTCACTTTTTTGAAG GCCAAAGGTGTGAAGGTCACCTGcttattttgttattgttcAGAAGGAGACAACATACCTGATGCTTTCAATTTGGCTGAGGCAACAGGCAAACTTCTGGGTCTGAGTCCTG GTGGCGAAGGCATTCAATGGCAAGTCCCGTTTTCTTGGAAGTCTGTTTATGGACCACCGCCAGATCTGTCCATCTTCTAG